A genome region from Anastrepha obliqua isolate idAnaObli1 chromosome 4, idAnaObli1_1.0, whole genome shotgun sequence includes the following:
- the LOC129244382 gene encoding uncharacterized protein LOC129244382, whose protein sequence is MDLSATAVTSAETQQNRNCQDKWKKHFPCTYYPISLLTILLGTSVQNAKSRYISLSFNISLTMDEDHQKQQEQQRTSAYATVLRSCMKEIEFTKGELQRFRPSLLSRDPEVLKSAKEQTAQQRRVAEIEEDDSLHIEAANRYETQFKENTPQNNAIAYEDAKVFGSDEEALQCFVYCLYEQLGLTSKNVYMEHELFAKLYAILGRERHLVKECLNFNMNNKCESSYKMRLCNVRLQMLESEDRLRDAFEYGGRADESVVEEDNDVDMGENQEENTTQAQ, encoded by the exons ATGGATTTATCTGCAACCGCTGTGACCAGTGCAGAAACGCAGCAGAACCGCAATTGCCAAGATAAATGGAAAAAGCA TTTTCCATGTACCTACTATCCAAttagcctcttgaccattttgCTAGGTACTTCGGTGCAAAATGCAAAG TCACGTTACATCTCACTCTCTTTTAACATATCCCTAACAATGGATGAAGATCACCAAAAACAGCAAGAACAACAACGCACATCAGCCTACGCCACCGTCTTGCGTTCGTGCATGAAAGAGATCGAATTCACCAAAGGTGAGTTGCAACGCTTTCGTCCGAGTTTACTCTCACGCGACCCAGAAGTGTTGAAAAGTGCCAAAGAGCAAACTGCGCAGCAGCGTAGAGTGGCGGAAATTGAAGAAGATGATTCGTTACACATAGAAGCAGCGAACCGTTATGAAACTCAATTTAAAGAGAATACACCACAAAATAATGCTATAGCGTATGAAGATGCGAAAGTGTTTGGAAGTGATGAAGAAGCATTGCAGTGTTTCGTCTATTGCCTCTATGAGCAATTGGGTCTTACTTCGAAGAATGTATATATGGAGCATGAACTTTTTGCCAAATTGTATGCGATTTTGGGACGTGAGCGGCATTTGGTGAAAGAGTGTTTGAATTTCAATATGAACAATAAATGTGAATCCTCATACAAAATGCGATTGTGCAATGTGCGACTGCAAATGCTGGAATCGGAGGACCGTCTGCGTGATGCATTTGAGTATGGAGGGCGCGCTGATGAGTCAGTAGTGGAAGAGGATAATGATGTAGACATGGGAGAGAACCAGGAAGAGAACACAACGCAGGCACAATAA
- the LOC129244383 gene encoding uncharacterized protein LOC129244383 — translation MQTFSSLQLLLAILFSSVISQLYAADDQAARETCVKQAKLNADELNRVKSESAVMKLVDDDSEALKCYQRCYYRQLGLMDDAGKAVVPLLVDFISKNTGVSDKKKITEVFLSCKSVKRDSECDKVYQIGKCIMQKLAV, via the exons ATGCAAACATTCAGTTCACTACAGTTGCTGTTGGCGATCCTCTTTTCCAGCGTCATATCACAG TTGTATGCGGCCGATGATCAAGCAGCACGCGAAACTTGCGTCAAGCAGGCTAAGCTGAATGCCGATGAACTGAATCGGGTAAAGAGCGAGTCAGCTGTTATGAAACTCGTAGATGACGACTCGGAGGCATTGAAATGCTACCAACGCTGCTATTATCGACAACTGGGGTTAATGGACGATGCTGGCAAGGCGGTGGTGCCGCTACTTGTGGACTTTATTTCGAAGAACACTGGTGTTTcggataaaaagaaaataactgAAGTTTTTCTCTCATGTAAGTCGGTAAAACGAGACAGCGAGTGCGATAAGGTGTACCAAATCGGGAAGTGCATTATGCAAAAATTGGCTGTTTAA